The Miscanthus floridulus cultivar M001 chromosome 17, ASM1932011v1, whole genome shotgun sequence genome has a window encoding:
- the LOC136517440 gene encoding uncharacterized protein isoform X2 — protein MSVLICSSTLHFLLSSCAVCNSLLIDGIQDYCCHRLTAVNGGKPIFSESLAALAMHLLLKRRRDRSSRDIASSAGVLQITENKSAAANLTKHKVSAERKLLDDALDRTEQYESWMGEETSFWMDRDNTNSNLQYGLLMQNLQELETSLAGKDLKMLENDILAHIEQLGALRSLNASMSMGATLLDTLTHVSLPHDQSDSSLLDHQIIRFDPETPLDEEQEGSEVVIVRSGKSQERKLKRVRASEKGTRISVKVNPRRPKKSRKASSSQFISEWKSHPGRRRTIVREQSALLATIKECASLEKIREKMVKEGQEVSYHRWAEAAGVDEAELMSRLQAGYCCRERLLVTTEWLVRCIARSYTGMGTALDDLLQAGKMGVLDGAEKFDTRKGCRFSTYVKYWIRKGMLALLAENSGVTLLPARMESIMRKVKEARRGIRYSQGRNPSDSEIAAAVGVSVANVRLARKCSRRPVSLYSEIGIGQHAKFAEVIPDEATASAEAPDEAALFRGQLRERLLLVLGRLPAREGHVLRLRHGLEDGRCRSLEEIGGMYRVSKEWIRKIEKSAMARLRDDDDVRRDLHDFVCRF, from the exons ATGTCAGTGCTCATCTGCTCCTCAACTCTGCATTTCCTGCTGTCATCCTGTGCTGTATGTAATTCTCTACTGATTGATGGCATACAAGATTACTGTTGTCACAGACTGACGGCAG TGAATGGAGGGAAGCCAATTTTCTCTGAATCCCTTGCAGCACTGGCCATGCATCTCCTGCTAAAACGTCGCAGAGACCGTAGCAGCAGGGACATTGCGTCTTCAGCCGGCGTGCTCCAAATCACAGAGAACAAATCAGCTGCGGCCAACTTAACAAAACACAAG GTGAGTGCAGAAAGGAAGCTCCTTGACGACGCTCTTGACAGAACTGAACAGTATGAGAGCTGGATGGGTGAAGAGACATCGTTCTGGATGGACAGGGATAACACGAACAGCAATTTGCAGTACGGCCTGCTAATGCAGAACCTTCAGGAATTGGAGACAAGTTTGGCTGGTAAAGACTTGAAGATGCTGGAAAACGACATCCTTGCACACATCGAGCAGCTTGGAGCTCTGAGATCGTTGAATGCGTCTATGTCCATGGGCGCTACCCTGCTAGACACCTTAACACATGTCTCATTGCCACATGATCAATCAGACAGCTCTCTGCTTGACCACCAAATCATCAGGTTTGATCCAGAGACTCCTCTGGATGAGGAGCAAGAAGGTAGCGAAGTAGTCATCGTCCGGAGTGGCAAAAGTCAAGAGAGGAAGCTGAAGAGAGTGAGAGCGTCAGAGAAAGGAACCAGGATCTCAGTGAAAGTGAATCCACGAAGACCCAAGAAATCACGGAAGGCGAGTAGCAGCCAGTTTATATCCGAGTGGAAAAGTCATCCAGGCCGAAGAAGGACCATTGTGCGTGAGCAATCAGCACTGCTAGCGACCATCaag gaaTGTGCAAGCCTTGAGAAGATAAGGGAGAAGATGGTGAAGGAAGGGCAGGAGGTGAGCTACCACAGGTGGGCAGAGGCTGCTGGTGTGGACGAGGCAGAGCTGATGAGCAGACTGCAGGCAGGTTACTGCTGCCGGGAGAGGCTGCTGGTGACCACCGAGTGGCTGGTCAGGTGCATCGCAAGATCATACACCGGCATGGGGACGGCCTTGGACGATCTGCTTCAG GCTGGGAAGATGGGCGTTCTTGACGGCGCGGAGAAGTTCGACACCCGAAAGGGGTGCAGGTTCTCCACGTACGTCAAGTACTGGATCAGGAAAGGGATGCTCGCTCTCCTCGCTGAAAACTCAGGAGTCACCCTGCTGCCT GCAAGAATGGAGAGCATCATGCGCAAGGTGAAGGAGGCGCGGCGCGGGATCCGGTACAGCCAGGGCAGGAACCCGTCGGACTCCGAGATCGCCGCGGCCGTCGGCGTGTCGGTCGCCAACGTGAGGCTGGCGCGCAAGTGCTCCCGCAGGCCCGTCTCGCTCTACTCGGAGATCGGGATCGGGCAGCACGCCAAGTTCGCGGAGGTGATCCCGGACGAGGCGACGGCGTCCGCGGAGGCGCCCGACGAGGCGGCGCTGTTCCGGGGCCAGCTGAGGGAgcggctgctgctggtgctgggcAGGCTGCCCGCACGGGAGGGACACGTGCTGAGGCTGCGCCACGGGCTGGAGGACGGCCGGTGCAGGTCGCTGGAGGAGATCGGCGGCATGTACCGCGTGTCCAAGGAGTGGATCAGGAAGATCGAGAAGTCCGCCATGGCCAGGCTcagggacgacgacgacgtgcgTCGCGACCTCCACGACTTCGTCTGCCGCTTCTGA
- the LOC136517440 gene encoding uncharacterized protein isoform X4, whose translation MHLLLKRRRDRSSRDIASSAGVLQITENKSAAANLTKHKVSAERKLLDDALDRTEQYESWMGEETSFWMDRDNTNSNLQYGLLMQNLQELETSLAGKDLKMLENDILAHIEQLGALRSLNASMSMGATLLDTLTHVSLPHDQSDSSLLDHQIIRFDPETPLDEEQEGSEVVIVRSGKSQERKLKRVRASEKGTRISVKVNPRRPKKSRKASSSQFISEWKSHPGRRRTIVREQSALLATIKECASLEKIREKMVKEGQEVSYHRWAEAAGVDEAELMSRLQAGYCCRERLLVTTEWLVRCIARSYTGMGTALDDLLQAGKMGVLDGAEKFDTRKGCRFSTYVKYWIRKGMLALLAENSGVTLLPARMESIMRKVKEARRGIRYSQGRNPSDSEIAAAVGVSVANVRLARKCSRRPVSLYSEIGIGQHAKFAEVIPDEATASAEAPDEAALFRGQLRERLLLVLGRLPAREGHVLRLRHGLEDGRCRSLEEIGGMYRVSKEWIRKIEKSAMARLRDDDDVRRDLHDFVCRF comes from the exons ATGCATCTCCTGCTAAAACGTCGCAGAGACCGTAGCAGCAGGGACATTGCGTCTTCAGCCGGCGTGCTCCAAATCACAGAGAACAAATCAGCTGCGGCCAACTTAACAAAACACAAG GTGAGTGCAGAAAGGAAGCTCCTTGACGACGCTCTTGACAGAACTGAACAGTATGAGAGCTGGATGGGTGAAGAGACATCGTTCTGGATGGACAGGGATAACACGAACAGCAATTTGCAGTACGGCCTGCTAATGCAGAACCTTCAGGAATTGGAGACAAGTTTGGCTGGTAAAGACTTGAAGATGCTGGAAAACGACATCCTTGCACACATCGAGCAGCTTGGAGCTCTGAGATCGTTGAATGCGTCTATGTCCATGGGCGCTACCCTGCTAGACACCTTAACACATGTCTCATTGCCACATGATCAATCAGACAGCTCTCTGCTTGACCACCAAATCATCAGGTTTGATCCAGAGACTCCTCTGGATGAGGAGCAAGAAGGTAGCGAAGTAGTCATCGTCCGGAGTGGCAAAAGTCAAGAGAGGAAGCTGAAGAGAGTGAGAGCGTCAGAGAAAGGAACCAGGATCTCAGTGAAAGTGAATCCACGAAGACCCAAGAAATCACGGAAGGCGAGTAGCAGCCAGTTTATATCCGAGTGGAAAAGTCATCCAGGCCGAAGAAGGACCATTGTGCGTGAGCAATCAGCACTGCTAGCGACCATCaag gaaTGTGCAAGCCTTGAGAAGATAAGGGAGAAGATGGTGAAGGAAGGGCAGGAGGTGAGCTACCACAGGTGGGCAGAGGCTGCTGGTGTGGACGAGGCAGAGCTGATGAGCAGACTGCAGGCAGGTTACTGCTGCCGGGAGAGGCTGCTGGTGACCACCGAGTGGCTGGTCAGGTGCATCGCAAGATCATACACCGGCATGGGGACGGCCTTGGACGATCTGCTTCAG GCTGGGAAGATGGGCGTTCTTGACGGCGCGGAGAAGTTCGACACCCGAAAGGGGTGCAGGTTCTCCACGTACGTCAAGTACTGGATCAGGAAAGGGATGCTCGCTCTCCTCGCTGAAAACTCAGGAGTCACCCTGCTGCCT GCAAGAATGGAGAGCATCATGCGCAAGGTGAAGGAGGCGCGGCGCGGGATCCGGTACAGCCAGGGCAGGAACCCGTCGGACTCCGAGATCGCCGCGGCCGTCGGCGTGTCGGTCGCCAACGTGAGGCTGGCGCGCAAGTGCTCCCGCAGGCCCGTCTCGCTCTACTCGGAGATCGGGATCGGGCAGCACGCCAAGTTCGCGGAGGTGATCCCGGACGAGGCGACGGCGTCCGCGGAGGCGCCCGACGAGGCGGCGCTGTTCCGGGGCCAGCTGAGGGAgcggctgctgctggtgctgggcAGGCTGCCCGCACGGGAGGGACACGTGCTGAGGCTGCGCCACGGGCTGGAGGACGGCCGGTGCAGGTCGCTGGAGGAGATCGGCGGCATGTACCGCGTGTCCAAGGAGTGGATCAGGAAGATCGAGAAGTCCGCCATGGCCAGGCTcagggacgacgacgacgtgcgTCGCGACCTCCACGACTTCGTCTGCCGCTTCTGA
- the LOC136517440 gene encoding uncharacterized protein isoform X1: MGFQMIHGRPCASCCPSSSSSSSSSWMMQALPPKQSHHPLNGGKPIFSESLAALAMHLLLKRRRDRSSRDIASSAGVLQITENKSAAANLTKHKVSAERKLLDDALDRTEQYESWMGEETSFWMDRDNTNSNLQYGLLMQNLQELETSLAGKDLKMLENDILAHIEQLGALRSLNASMSMGATLLDTLTHVSLPHDQSDSSLLDHQIIRFDPETPLDEEQEGSEVVIVRSGKSQERKLKRVRASEKGTRISVKVNPRRPKKSRKASSSQFISEWKSHPGRRRTIVREQSALLATIKECASLEKIREKMVKEGQEVSYHRWAEAAGVDEAELMSRLQAGYCCRERLLVTTEWLVRCIARSYTGMGTALDDLLQAGKMGVLDGAEKFDTRKGCRFSTYVKYWIRKGMLALLAENSGVTLLPARMESIMRKVKEARRGIRYSQGRNPSDSEIAAAVGVSVANVRLARKCSRRPVSLYSEIGIGQHAKFAEVIPDEATASAEAPDEAALFRGQLRERLLLVLGRLPAREGHVLRLRHGLEDGRCRSLEEIGGMYRVSKEWIRKIEKSAMARLRDDDDVRRDLHDFVCRF; this comes from the exons ATGGGGTTCCAGATGATCCATGGCAGGCCCTGCGCCTCTTGCTGcccgtcgtcctcgtcgtcgtcctcctcctcgtggatGATGCAGGCCCTGCCCCCAAAGCAGTCTCACCATCCAT TGAATGGAGGGAAGCCAATTTTCTCTGAATCCCTTGCAGCACTGGCCATGCATCTCCTGCTAAAACGTCGCAGAGACCGTAGCAGCAGGGACATTGCGTCTTCAGCCGGCGTGCTCCAAATCACAGAGAACAAATCAGCTGCGGCCAACTTAACAAAACACAAG GTGAGTGCAGAAAGGAAGCTCCTTGACGACGCTCTTGACAGAACTGAACAGTATGAGAGCTGGATGGGTGAAGAGACATCGTTCTGGATGGACAGGGATAACACGAACAGCAATTTGCAGTACGGCCTGCTAATGCAGAACCTTCAGGAATTGGAGACAAGTTTGGCTGGTAAAGACTTGAAGATGCTGGAAAACGACATCCTTGCACACATCGAGCAGCTTGGAGCTCTGAGATCGTTGAATGCGTCTATGTCCATGGGCGCTACCCTGCTAGACACCTTAACACATGTCTCATTGCCACATGATCAATCAGACAGCTCTCTGCTTGACCACCAAATCATCAGGTTTGATCCAGAGACTCCTCTGGATGAGGAGCAAGAAGGTAGCGAAGTAGTCATCGTCCGGAGTGGCAAAAGTCAAGAGAGGAAGCTGAAGAGAGTGAGAGCGTCAGAGAAAGGAACCAGGATCTCAGTGAAAGTGAATCCACGAAGACCCAAGAAATCACGGAAGGCGAGTAGCAGCCAGTTTATATCCGAGTGGAAAAGTCATCCAGGCCGAAGAAGGACCATTGTGCGTGAGCAATCAGCACTGCTAGCGACCATCaag gaaTGTGCAAGCCTTGAGAAGATAAGGGAGAAGATGGTGAAGGAAGGGCAGGAGGTGAGCTACCACAGGTGGGCAGAGGCTGCTGGTGTGGACGAGGCAGAGCTGATGAGCAGACTGCAGGCAGGTTACTGCTGCCGGGAGAGGCTGCTGGTGACCACCGAGTGGCTGGTCAGGTGCATCGCAAGATCATACACCGGCATGGGGACGGCCTTGGACGATCTGCTTCAG GCTGGGAAGATGGGCGTTCTTGACGGCGCGGAGAAGTTCGACACCCGAAAGGGGTGCAGGTTCTCCACGTACGTCAAGTACTGGATCAGGAAAGGGATGCTCGCTCTCCTCGCTGAAAACTCAGGAGTCACCCTGCTGCCT GCAAGAATGGAGAGCATCATGCGCAAGGTGAAGGAGGCGCGGCGCGGGATCCGGTACAGCCAGGGCAGGAACCCGTCGGACTCCGAGATCGCCGCGGCCGTCGGCGTGTCGGTCGCCAACGTGAGGCTGGCGCGCAAGTGCTCCCGCAGGCCCGTCTCGCTCTACTCGGAGATCGGGATCGGGCAGCACGCCAAGTTCGCGGAGGTGATCCCGGACGAGGCGACGGCGTCCGCGGAGGCGCCCGACGAGGCGGCGCTGTTCCGGGGCCAGCTGAGGGAgcggctgctgctggtgctgggcAGGCTGCCCGCACGGGAGGGACACGTGCTGAGGCTGCGCCACGGGCTGGAGGACGGCCGGTGCAGGTCGCTGGAGGAGATCGGCGGCATGTACCGCGTGTCCAAGGAGTGGATCAGGAAGATCGAGAAGTCCGCCATGGCCAGGCTcagggacgacgacgacgtgcgTCGCGACCTCCACGACTTCGTCTGCCGCTTCTGA
- the LOC136517440 gene encoding uncharacterized protein isoform X3, with the protein MGFQMIHGRPCASCCPSSSSSSSSSWMMQALPPKQSHHPSLAMHLLLKRRRDRSSRDIASSAGVLQITENKSAAANLTKHKVSAERKLLDDALDRTEQYESWMGEETSFWMDRDNTNSNLQYGLLMQNLQELETSLAGKDLKMLENDILAHIEQLGALRSLNASMSMGATLLDTLTHVSLPHDQSDSSLLDHQIIRFDPETPLDEEQEGSEVVIVRSGKSQERKLKRVRASEKGTRISVKVNPRRPKKSRKASSSQFISEWKSHPGRRRTIVREQSALLATIKECASLEKIREKMVKEGQEVSYHRWAEAAGVDEAELMSRLQAGYCCRERLLVTTEWLVRCIARSYTGMGTALDDLLQAGKMGVLDGAEKFDTRKGCRFSTYVKYWIRKGMLALLAENSGVTLLPARMESIMRKVKEARRGIRYSQGRNPSDSEIAAAVGVSVANVRLARKCSRRPVSLYSEIGIGQHAKFAEVIPDEATASAEAPDEAALFRGQLRERLLLVLGRLPAREGHVLRLRHGLEDGRCRSLEEIGGMYRVSKEWIRKIEKSAMARLRDDDDVRRDLHDFVCRF; encoded by the exons ATGGGGTTCCAGATGATCCATGGCAGGCCCTGCGCCTCTTGCTGcccgtcgtcctcgtcgtcgtcctcctcctcgtggatGATGCAGGCCCTGCCCCCAAAGCAGTCTCACCATCCAT CACTGGCCATGCATCTCCTGCTAAAACGTCGCAGAGACCGTAGCAGCAGGGACATTGCGTCTTCAGCCGGCGTGCTCCAAATCACAGAGAACAAATCAGCTGCGGCCAACTTAACAAAACACAAG GTGAGTGCAGAAAGGAAGCTCCTTGACGACGCTCTTGACAGAACTGAACAGTATGAGAGCTGGATGGGTGAAGAGACATCGTTCTGGATGGACAGGGATAACACGAACAGCAATTTGCAGTACGGCCTGCTAATGCAGAACCTTCAGGAATTGGAGACAAGTTTGGCTGGTAAAGACTTGAAGATGCTGGAAAACGACATCCTTGCACACATCGAGCAGCTTGGAGCTCTGAGATCGTTGAATGCGTCTATGTCCATGGGCGCTACCCTGCTAGACACCTTAACACATGTCTCATTGCCACATGATCAATCAGACAGCTCTCTGCTTGACCACCAAATCATCAGGTTTGATCCAGAGACTCCTCTGGATGAGGAGCAAGAAGGTAGCGAAGTAGTCATCGTCCGGAGTGGCAAAAGTCAAGAGAGGAAGCTGAAGAGAGTGAGAGCGTCAGAGAAAGGAACCAGGATCTCAGTGAAAGTGAATCCACGAAGACCCAAGAAATCACGGAAGGCGAGTAGCAGCCAGTTTATATCCGAGTGGAAAAGTCATCCAGGCCGAAGAAGGACCATTGTGCGTGAGCAATCAGCACTGCTAGCGACCATCaag gaaTGTGCAAGCCTTGAGAAGATAAGGGAGAAGATGGTGAAGGAAGGGCAGGAGGTGAGCTACCACAGGTGGGCAGAGGCTGCTGGTGTGGACGAGGCAGAGCTGATGAGCAGACTGCAGGCAGGTTACTGCTGCCGGGAGAGGCTGCTGGTGACCACCGAGTGGCTGGTCAGGTGCATCGCAAGATCATACACCGGCATGGGGACGGCCTTGGACGATCTGCTTCAG GCTGGGAAGATGGGCGTTCTTGACGGCGCGGAGAAGTTCGACACCCGAAAGGGGTGCAGGTTCTCCACGTACGTCAAGTACTGGATCAGGAAAGGGATGCTCGCTCTCCTCGCTGAAAACTCAGGAGTCACCCTGCTGCCT GCAAGAATGGAGAGCATCATGCGCAAGGTGAAGGAGGCGCGGCGCGGGATCCGGTACAGCCAGGGCAGGAACCCGTCGGACTCCGAGATCGCCGCGGCCGTCGGCGTGTCGGTCGCCAACGTGAGGCTGGCGCGCAAGTGCTCCCGCAGGCCCGTCTCGCTCTACTCGGAGATCGGGATCGGGCAGCACGCCAAGTTCGCGGAGGTGATCCCGGACGAGGCGACGGCGTCCGCGGAGGCGCCCGACGAGGCGGCGCTGTTCCGGGGCCAGCTGAGGGAgcggctgctgctggtgctgggcAGGCTGCCCGCACGGGAGGGACACGTGCTGAGGCTGCGCCACGGGCTGGAGGACGGCCGGTGCAGGTCGCTGGAGGAGATCGGCGGCATGTACCGCGTGTCCAAGGAGTGGATCAGGAAGATCGAGAAGTCCGCCATGGCCAGGCTcagggacgacgacgacgtgcgTCGCGACCTCCACGACTTCGTCTGCCGCTTCTGA